In a single window of the Balaenoptera acutorostrata chromosome 3, mBalAcu1.1, whole genome shotgun sequence genome:
- the TM9SF1 gene encoding transmembrane 9 superfamily member 1 isoform X1 — protein MFCGAAAAAAIRHRGGQPRGGSAALRMTVLGHPGSWSCRWLPLLLLLLLGTGRDPGVEGVTHYKAGDPVILYVNKVGPYHNPQETYHYYQLPVCCPEKIRHKSLSLGEVLDGDRMAESLYEIRFRENVEKRILCHMQLSSAQVEQLRQAIEELYYFEFVVDDLPIRGFVGYMEESGFLPHSHKIGLWTHLDFHLEFHGDRIIFANVSVRDVKPHSLDGLRPDEFLGLTHTYSVRWSETSVERRSDRRRGDDGGFFPRTLEIHWLSIINSMVLVFLLVGFVAVILMRVLRNDLARYNLDEETTSGGSGDDFDQGDNGWKIIHTDVFRFPPYRGLLCAVLGVGAQFLALGTGIIVMALLGMFNVHRHGAINSAAILLYALTCCISGYVSSHFYRQIGGERWVWNIILTTSLFSVPFFLTWSVVNSVHWANGSTQALPATTILLLLTVWLLVGFPLTVIGGIFGKNNANPFDAPCRTKNIAREIPPQPWYKSTLIHMTVGGFLPFSAISVELYYIFATVWGREQYTLYGILFFVFAILLSVGACISIALTYFQLSGEDYRWWWRSVLSVGSTGLFIFFYSVFYYARRSNMSGVVQTVEFFGYSLLTGYVFFLMLGTISFFSSLKFIRYIYVNLKMD, from the exons ATGTTTTGCGGTGCGGCCGCAGCCGCTGCGATCAGGCACCGCGGCGGCCAGCCCCGTGGAG GTTCCGCTGCCTTAAGGATGACAGTCCTAGGCCACCCTGGAAGTTGGAGCTGCCGGTGGTTGCcactcctgctgctgctgttgctgggcACAGGTCGAGATCCAGGGGTGGAAGGTGTGACACACTACAAGGCCGGCGACCCCGTCATTCTGTATGTCAACAAAGTGGGACCTTACCATAACCCTCAGGAGACTTACCACTACTATCAGCTTCCAGTCTGCTGTCCTGAGAAGATACGCCACAAAAGCCTTAGCCTGGGTGAAGTGCTGGATGGGGACCGGATGGCTGAGTCTTTGTACGAGATCCGCTTTCGGGAGAATGTGGAGAAGAGAATTCTGTGCCACATGCAGCTCAGTTCCGCACAG GTGGAACAGCTGCGCCAGGCCATTGAGGAACTATACTACTTTGAATTTGTGGTGGACGACTTGCCAATCCGTGGCTTTGTGGGCTACATGGAGGAGAGTGGCTTCCTGCCTCACAGCCACAAGATAGGACTCTGGACCCATTTGGACTTCCACCTAGAATTCCACGGAGATCGTATTATATTTGCCAATGTCTCAGTGCGGGACGTCAAGCCCCACAGTTTAGATGGGTTACGACCTGATGAGTTCCTAGGCCTCACCCACACCTACAGTGTGCGCTGGTCTGAGACTTCAGTCGAGCGTCGGAGTGACAGGCGccgtggtgatgatggtggtttCTTTCCCCGAACACTGGAAATCCATTGGTTGTCCATCATTAATTCCATGGTGCTTGTGTTTTTACTGGTGGGTTTTGTGGCTGTCATTCTCATGCGTGTGCTTCGAAATGACCTGGCTCGGTACAACTTGGATGAAGAGACAACCTCTGGAGGTTCTGGTGATGACTTTGACCAAGGTGACAATGGCTGGAAAATTATCCATACAGATGTCTTCCGCTTCCCTCCATACCGTGGTCTGCTCTGTGCTGTGCTTGGTGTGGGTGCCCAGTTCCTGGCCCTTGGCACTG GCATTATTGTCATGGCGCTGCTGGGCATGTTCAATGTGCACCGTCACGGGGCTATTAACTCAGCAGCCATCTTGTTGTATGCCCTGACTTGCTGCATCTCTGGCTACGTGTCCAGCCACTTCTACCGGCAGATTGGAGGCGAGCGTTGGGTGTGGAACATCATTCTCACCACCAGTCTCTTCTCTG TGCCTTTCTTCCTGACGTGGAGTGTGGTGAACTCCGTGCATTGGGCCAATGGTTCAACACAGGCTCTGCCAGCCACCACCATCCTGCTGCTTCTGACGGTTTGGCTGCTGGTGGGCTTTCCCCTCACTGTCATTGGAGGTATCTTCGGGAAGAACAACGCTAACCCCTTTGATGCACCTTGTCGCACCAAGAACATAGCTCGGGAAATCCCGCCCCAGCCCTGGTACAAGTCTACTCTCATCCACATGACTGTTGGAGGCTTCCTGCCTTTCAG TGCCATCTCTGTGGAGCTGTACTACATCTTTGCCACAGTCTGGGGTCGGGAGCAGTACACTTTGTATGGCATCCTGTTCTTCGTCTTCGCCATCCTTTTGAGCGTGGGGGCTTGCATCTCCATTGCGCTCACCTACTTCCAGTTGTCTGGGGAGGATTACCGCTGGTGGTGGCGATCTGTGCTGAGTGTTGGCTCCACTGGGCTCTTCATCTTCTTCTACTCAGTTTTCTACTATGCCCGGCGCTCCAACATGTCAGGGGTGGTACAGACAGTAGAGTTCTTTGGTTACTCCTTACTCACTGGATATGTCTTCTTCCTCATGCTGGGCAccatctcctttttttcttccctaaagtTCATCCGTTATATCTATGTTAACCTCAAGATGGACTGA
- the TM9SF1 gene encoding transmembrane 9 superfamily member 1 isoform X2 codes for MTVLGHPGSWSCRWLPLLLLLLLGTGRDPGVEGVTHYKAGDPVILYVNKVGPYHNPQETYHYYQLPVCCPEKIRHKSLSLGEVLDGDRMAESLYEIRFRENVEKRILCHMQLSSAQVEQLRQAIEELYYFEFVVDDLPIRGFVGYMEESGFLPHSHKIGLWTHLDFHLEFHGDRIIFANVSVRDVKPHSLDGLRPDEFLGLTHTYSVRWSETSVERRSDRRRGDDGGFFPRTLEIHWLSIINSMVLVFLLVGFVAVILMRVLRNDLARYNLDEETTSGGSGDDFDQGDNGWKIIHTDVFRFPPYRGLLCAVLGVGAQFLALGTGIIVMALLGMFNVHRHGAINSAAILLYALTCCISGYVSSHFYRQIGGERWVWNIILTTSLFSVPFFLTWSVVNSVHWANGSTQALPATTILLLLTVWLLVGFPLTVIGGIFGKNNANPFDAPCRTKNIAREIPPQPWYKSTLIHMTVGGFLPFSAISVELYYIFATVWGREQYTLYGILFFVFAILLSVGACISIALTYFQLSGEDYRWWWRSVLSVGSTGLFIFFYSVFYYARRSNMSGVVQTVEFFGYSLLTGYVFFLMLGTISFFSSLKFIRYIYVNLKMD; via the exons ATGACAGTCCTAGGCCACCCTGGAAGTTGGAGCTGCCGGTGGTTGCcactcctgctgctgctgttgctgggcACAGGTCGAGATCCAGGGGTGGAAGGTGTGACACACTACAAGGCCGGCGACCCCGTCATTCTGTATGTCAACAAAGTGGGACCTTACCATAACCCTCAGGAGACTTACCACTACTATCAGCTTCCAGTCTGCTGTCCTGAGAAGATACGCCACAAAAGCCTTAGCCTGGGTGAAGTGCTGGATGGGGACCGGATGGCTGAGTCTTTGTACGAGATCCGCTTTCGGGAGAATGTGGAGAAGAGAATTCTGTGCCACATGCAGCTCAGTTCCGCACAG GTGGAACAGCTGCGCCAGGCCATTGAGGAACTATACTACTTTGAATTTGTGGTGGACGACTTGCCAATCCGTGGCTTTGTGGGCTACATGGAGGAGAGTGGCTTCCTGCCTCACAGCCACAAGATAGGACTCTGGACCCATTTGGACTTCCACCTAGAATTCCACGGAGATCGTATTATATTTGCCAATGTCTCAGTGCGGGACGTCAAGCCCCACAGTTTAGATGGGTTACGACCTGATGAGTTCCTAGGCCTCACCCACACCTACAGTGTGCGCTGGTCTGAGACTTCAGTCGAGCGTCGGAGTGACAGGCGccgtggtgatgatggtggtttCTTTCCCCGAACACTGGAAATCCATTGGTTGTCCATCATTAATTCCATGGTGCTTGTGTTTTTACTGGTGGGTTTTGTGGCTGTCATTCTCATGCGTGTGCTTCGAAATGACCTGGCTCGGTACAACTTGGATGAAGAGACAACCTCTGGAGGTTCTGGTGATGACTTTGACCAAGGTGACAATGGCTGGAAAATTATCCATACAGATGTCTTCCGCTTCCCTCCATACCGTGGTCTGCTCTGTGCTGTGCTTGGTGTGGGTGCCCAGTTCCTGGCCCTTGGCACTG GCATTATTGTCATGGCGCTGCTGGGCATGTTCAATGTGCACCGTCACGGGGCTATTAACTCAGCAGCCATCTTGTTGTATGCCCTGACTTGCTGCATCTCTGGCTACGTGTCCAGCCACTTCTACCGGCAGATTGGAGGCGAGCGTTGGGTGTGGAACATCATTCTCACCACCAGTCTCTTCTCTG TGCCTTTCTTCCTGACGTGGAGTGTGGTGAACTCCGTGCATTGGGCCAATGGTTCAACACAGGCTCTGCCAGCCACCACCATCCTGCTGCTTCTGACGGTTTGGCTGCTGGTGGGCTTTCCCCTCACTGTCATTGGAGGTATCTTCGGGAAGAACAACGCTAACCCCTTTGATGCACCTTGTCGCACCAAGAACATAGCTCGGGAAATCCCGCCCCAGCCCTGGTACAAGTCTACTCTCATCCACATGACTGTTGGAGGCTTCCTGCCTTTCAG TGCCATCTCTGTGGAGCTGTACTACATCTTTGCCACAGTCTGGGGTCGGGAGCAGTACACTTTGTATGGCATCCTGTTCTTCGTCTTCGCCATCCTTTTGAGCGTGGGGGCTTGCATCTCCATTGCGCTCACCTACTTCCAGTTGTCTGGGGAGGATTACCGCTGGTGGTGGCGATCTGTGCTGAGTGTTGGCTCCACTGGGCTCTTCATCTTCTTCTACTCAGTTTTCTACTATGCCCGGCGCTCCAACATGTCAGGGGTGGTACAGACAGTAGAGTTCTTTGGTTACTCCTTACTCACTGGATATGTCTTCTTCCTCATGCTGGGCAccatctcctttttttcttccctaaagtTCATCCGTTATATCTATGTTAACCTCAAGATGGACTGA